The DNA region ATAATATGGATGTTTAGTATGTATCAAATCTATTGCATTTAATAGTTTAATATCATCATTACTACTAAATTTTGATATTGGTGTATAATAGTACACACTCTTAGATACAGATAATAGTTTAAGCTGATTATTTAAAGATAATTCTAGCTTAGTATCTACAGAGTTTACTCTATCATTTGATGATACCAAGCTTTTTAGCTTTCCCATTAAAAAATCCCTCTCTACTATTACCTCGCCTAGTTCTTTACTTGTTGCATCTTTATCTTTTCTAAGCTCATCTATTTCCTGCTTATACTCCTTAACAACAGAGCTTTTATCAAATGCTAAGCAAGCATTAGATAAAAATTGCTGCTTCCAATTATGCACGTTTTTAGGAAGTAAATCATACTTACTTGCTATCTCATTAACTGTCATATCGCCTTCTAGCAATTCTATAATTACTTTAGCTTTAAAATCAGCTGTATACGTTACTCTTTTTTTACTCATTTATCTATTTCCTAATTTATCTAGTTAAGTTTAACATCTAGGAATAAAAATCTTTCTAAAATCAGTAGCTTTTTCTGGGGACATTATACCTCCAATAATCAAATAATTATTACTTATCTTTTTTATATACGGTTCAAATATATCTCGCCATTGTCCTAATACAACACTCCACATAAAACCATTTGCCCATATAGTATTAGTTTGAGGGAAATATGAGCCTTTATTTGTTATATCTCTGGTGATATCTGTAGCTTTGAAGTTATAGCCTTTAAGATTATCTGAATAACTAACACTAGTTACCTCAAACTCATCTCCTTGATACATTTTCTCAAGGTTTTGTTTAATTTCTGTTTTAACTTCTGGATATCCAGTTATCCAACCTATAAATCCACAATATCCCATTGCTGGAATTACTAATATAATTGTTAATAATAAATTTTAAACTTCATCTGATCTCCTACTCTTTCTAAAAATTCTTTTAAAAAAACTACCCCGCCAGTCTATGACTGCCACCCCTTCATACCAAAGGGGAATTTTTTAAGTTATTGATAATTCCGCATACCATTATCCTCTTAAGAGAAGTCCCTGCCTGCAGGGGGAGCCATGCAAAAAGTGTGTCGCTAAAACCTACACAGTAAGTGGCGAAACTTTTTATTTTTCAAAATGTCTAATTTCATTCTAACTTCTAAAAATCACAAATACAAAGTACTATTTAATAGAATAATTTATAACAAATTTTAGGTGAATTTTTAGTTAATCAGATAGCTATGGAAAGTTAATTTTGGATTACATATTCTTTCAACTTAGAACCTTTTTATTTGCTTGAGAATAGCAATGATAAAGGTATAGTCAATTTACTAAATTTTAAATTATCTCAGACTCAAACTATCACTAAACATCATCTGTTGGATTGAACTATCCTTTTGCCCATTGATTAAAATGGTCACTGACTTCTTAGACTTACTTTGATCAAACATTACAACCTATTTAAGTAGCTTTTATTAAAGTTTCTCAATAGCATTTTTTATAGATTTCTTGGTGATTTGTTTTAAAGTAATAATATCTTTTAGTTTAGAGTTTAAAGGTGGTAACCAATAGATGGTATTACCAAGTGGTCTAAGCAAAGCTCCTAGCTTGATAGCCTCTTTGTATATATCAAAACCAAATCTATATTTATTTATATCTAAATCAGCTGCTATCATACCACCAAGATTTCTAATATTTTTAAAAACTGGAATTTCCTGTTGTATTTCTAAAAAAGAAGCTAACATTATTTTCTCTAACTCATCTACATTGTGTAGTATATTTTCTTGCTCAAAAATATCCAAAACACTATTTGCTGTTACTACTCCTAAAATATTACCACTATGAGTGTGTGAGTGTAAAAATGCTTCTGAAATTTTATCTTTATAAAACATATCATAATATTGGTTTTTTGTGAGAGTAACACTAAACGGTATCGTACCAGATGTAATACCTTTTGAAATACATAAAAAATCTGGCAAAATTTCCAAATAGTCAAAAGCAAATAACTTACCTAACCTTCCGACTCCTGTCATTATCTCATCAAAGATAATATAAACATCATTTTGCTTACACCATTTGCACAATCTATTAAGATAATCTTTACTATATAGCAACATACCACCAGCACCTTGACATATAGGCTCTACTATTAATGCATTAATGCTTTCTTTATTCTTCTCTAAGGATTTTTGAGTTTCATGCCAAGCTTGTTCAGCATTATGCCATAAAGGATCATTTTTCCCTTTTACATACGGTATATCAGTTATAGTTAAACTATCAAATAACAAAGACTCATATGGTTTTGAATATAAGCCACAATCACTAACACTCATGGTTGCTAATGTTTCACCATGATAAGAATTTTCAAAACATACAAATTTAGTTTTATAGGTCTGATTTCTAATTTGTCTTAAGTGTATAGTCATTTTTAGAGCAATTTCAACAGCGCATGATCCGTCTGCAGCATATAGGGTTTTATCCATTGATGTTAGCTTGCATATTCTTTTACTAAAATGTTCTACTTCATCATTAGTTGTATTA from Francisella halioticida includes:
- a CDS encoding transposase — translated: MSKKRVTYTADFKAKVIIELLEGDMTVNEIASKYDLLPKNVHNWKQQFLSNACLAFDKSSVVKEYKQEIDELRKDKDATSKELGEVIVERDFLMGKLKSLVSSNDRVNSVDTKLELSLNNQLKLLSVSKSVYYYTPISKFSSNDDIKLLNAIDLIHTKHPYYGTRSLVKLLNRLGFLVGRKLIKSAMEFMGIKALYPKKKRTVINKQHKKYPYLLNVFKNETNQVVIDKANKVWSADITYIRLECGYAYLAASSLNSFVYLILSPFLNT
- the bioA gene encoding adenosylmethionine--8-amino-7-oxononanoate transaminase gives rise to the protein MKYSTNIWHPCTQMKDFEQIPPLNINKTEGSYLYTQDNRKLFDAISSWWCKSLGHRHPYIVNRLKKQLDRFEHTIFANTTNDEVEHFSKRICKLTSMDKTLYAADGSCAVEIALKMTIHLRQIRNQTYKTKFVCFENSYHGETLATMSVSDCGLYSKPYESLLFDSLTITDIPYVKGKNDPLWHNAEQAWHETQKSLEKNKESINALIVEPICQGAGGMLLYSKDYLNRLCKWCKQNDVYIIFDEIMTGVGRLGKLFAFDYLEILPDFLCISKGITSGTIPFSVTLTKNQYYDMFYKDKISEAFLHSHTHSGNILGVVTANSVLDIFEQENILHNVDELEKIMLASFLEIQQEIPVFKNIRNLGGMIAADLDINKYRFGFDIYKEAIKLGALLRPLGNTIYWLPPLNSKLKDIITLKQITKKSIKNAIEKL